One region of Salvia miltiorrhiza cultivar Shanhuang (shh) chromosome 3, IMPLAD_Smil_shh, whole genome shotgun sequence genomic DNA includes:
- the LOC131014452 gene encoding uncharacterized protein LOC131014452, with amino-acid sequence MLECTYWHILAIRMPPKRGRPARNNNNRRNRNVVPEEPQDARGHNPFPPPPTRRVEELFLRQNPPTFDGTSEPAEAEIWVRAMERIFNFLRCTDEERLSCVSFQLTGSADFWWEARRKILTPEQWASYTWEDFKTGLYDKYIPKSYRKKKEAEFYELKQGKKSVVEYDKEFCNLSRFAPQQVDTDEKMAEKFCAGLRHEIRMTLASHGGLSYTESLNRALDIEAAMPSDKSAPPLISTPNDLLGASHTLKRKRKWDSNEDNINQTSKKVWQEKERAEQFIQPRYEAQTNLEPTRGNQGQKGISPCPNCGKMHRSVCRAGTNGCYNCGQKGHYSTKCPNRQRGSAIGNIHTPLPAIRGHLRNQFQSHQ; translated from the coding sequence atgctagagtgtacttATTGGCACATCCTtgctatcagaatgccgcctaagagaggacgccctgcgagaaacaataacaatcgcagaaatcGTAACGttgtacccgaagaaccacaagatgctcgaggacataacccattccctccgcccccaactaggagagtcgaagaactctttttaaggcaaaacccacctacgtttgacggaacgagtgaaccggctgaagctgagatttgggtgcgtgcaatggaacgcatcttcaactttctacgttgtactgatgaagagcgcctatcttgcgtctcattccagctaacaggatcagcggatttctggtgggaagcacgacgaaaaattctgacacctgaacaatgggcaagttatacttgggaagattttaagacaggattatatgataaatatattccgaaaagctataggaagaagaaagaagctgagttctacgagttaaagcaaggaaagaaatctgtggttgaatacgacaaggaattctgcaacctgtctaggtttgctccgcaacaagtggacacagatgagaagatggcagagaaattttgtgccggtctgcgACACGAAATTAGGATGACTCTAGCgagccacggaggactctcatatacggagtctctgaacagggcacttgacattgaagctgcaatgccgtcagACAAGTCAGCCCCACCATTGATCTCAACGCCAAACGACTTACTAGGagcctcacatactctcaaaaggaagcgcaagtgggacagcaacgaagacaatatcaatcagactagtaagaaagtgtggcaagaGAAGGAACGGGCtgaacagtttattcaaccaaggtacgaggcacagactaacctcgAGCCAACTAGAGGTAACCAAGGTCAGaaaggaatttcaccttgcccaaattgcggtaagatgcataggaGTGTTTGTCGAGCTGggactaacggttgttacaattgtggccaaaaaggtcactactccacgaaatgccccaacagacaacgaggttcagcaattgGGAACATCCATacccccttgccagcaatacgtggacacttgcgaaatcagtttcaatcacatcagtga